A region from the Candidatus Syntrophosphaera sp. genome encodes:
- the secD gene encoding protein translocase subunit SecD: protein MKKYSWLIPVSILLFVLGTLIFLSPLVIPESVNWPIKQKLNLGLDLRGGTQIVMTVITDKLAEADKVSAVENNIKIIRNRIDQYGIAEPTIQKIGEKDILVQLPGVKDPVAAENLVQQSAVLEFKLVASPEESERFLTQMDGIIQSNLDRFPLLADLDAEDKALRDEASEADTLEPSSGIFKSLISFSQYDHVVRDSDLPVVRELLQDSLFVSLKPKGYDLALESFDEQKRRERAPATIYILKSAVQVQGTDVEGASWQIGSSDNPNPQMANKPFISLEFNRQGARKFANVTGDNIGERLAIVVDNVVYSAPVIQDRIPDGKATISGLFTNDEAKSLSILLDNESLTAPIEPKYSTQVSATLGADSIKSGMTAGLIGIIAVVIFMMFYYKVCGLIADFVLVFNVGFILAALTAFGGTLTMPGIAGIILTIGMAVDANVLIFERIREELDAGRTPRSAADAGFKRATVTIWDANLTTLIAAIVLYNFGTGPVRGFALTLMIGIIGSIFSAIVFLRFIMDKTVLAGVKKSISI, encoded by the coding sequence ATGAAAAAGTACTCCTGGTTGATACCTGTATCCATACTCTTGTTTGTATTGGGTACTTTGATCTTCCTGTCGCCTTTGGTCATTCCGGAAAGCGTGAATTGGCCGATCAAGCAAAAGCTCAATCTGGGCCTCGATCTTAGAGGCGGGACCCAGATAGTGATGACCGTCATCACGGACAAGCTGGCCGAGGCCGACAAGGTCAGCGCCGTGGAAAACAACATCAAGATCATCCGCAACCGCATCGACCAATACGGGATCGCCGAGCCGACCATCCAAAAGATCGGCGAAAAGGACATCCTGGTCCAGCTTCCCGGCGTCAAGGACCCCGTGGCTGCGGAGAATCTGGTGCAGCAATCCGCCGTGCTGGAATTCAAGCTGGTGGCCTCTCCCGAGGAATCGGAAAGGTTTTTGACCCAGATGGACGGCATCATCCAGTCCAATCTGGACCGCTTTCCCCTGCTGGCCGACCTGGATGCCGAGGACAAAGCCCTGCGCGACGAGGCCAGCGAAGCGGACACGCTCGAGCCAAGCTCGGGGATCTTCAAATCCCTCATTTCCTTCTCCCAATATGACCACGTGGTGCGCGACAGCGATCTGCCCGTGGTTCGGGAACTCCTGCAGGACTCGCTTTTCGTGAGCCTCAAGCCCAAGGGCTACGACCTCGCACTGGAAAGCTTTGACGAACAGAAACGGAGGGAAAGGGCCCCGGCCACCATCTACATCCTCAAATCCGCCGTCCAGGTGCAGGGCACGGACGTCGAAGGCGCCAGCTGGCAGATCGGCTCCTCAGACAATCCCAATCCCCAGATGGCGAACAAGCCTTTTATTTCTTTGGAATTCAACCGCCAGGGCGCCCGCAAATTTGCCAACGTCACCGGCGACAACATCGGCGAACGGCTGGCCATCGTGGTGGACAACGTGGTCTATTCGGCCCCGGTGATCCAGGACCGGATCCCGGACGGGAAAGCCACGATCTCGGGCCTCTTTACCAATGATGAAGCCAAATCCCTGTCCATTTTGCTGGATAACGAAAGCCTCACCGCCCCGATCGAGCCCAAATATTCAACCCAGGTTTCGGCCACGCTCGGCGCCGACAGCATCAAAAGCGGCATGACGGCCGGTTTGATCGGCATCATCGCGGTCGTGATATTCATGATGTTTTACTACAAGGTCTGCGGGCTGATCGCGGATTTTGTGCTGGTCTTCAACGTTGGCTTCATCCTGGCCGCCCTCACCGCCTTTGGCGGAACCCTCACCATGCCTGGTATTGCCGGGATCATCCTCACCATCGGCATGGCGGTGGACGCCAACGTGCTGATCTTTGAACGCATCCGCGAGGAACTGGACGCGGGCAGAACGCCCCGCTCGGCCGCGGACGCCGGCTTCAAGCGCGCCACGGTCACCATCTGGGATGCCAACCTCACCACCCTGATCGCCGCCATAGTGCTCTACAATTTCGGCACGGGCCCCGTGCGTGGATTTGCCCTGACTCTGATGATCGGTATCATCGGCTCCATCTTCAGCGCTATCGTGTTCCTGCGCTTTATCATGGACAAGACGGTTCTGGCCGGCGTCAAGAAATCCATCAGCATCTGA